In Harmonia axyridis chromosome 6, icHarAxyr1.1, whole genome shotgun sequence, a single window of DNA contains:
- the LOC123683318 gene encoding ankyrin repeat and fibronectin type-III domain-containing protein 1 isoform X4, with the protein MKSDKLAVVFRIKKKYELPSLGGDSDMENGLAQSLKRAENNFLHFGDGARPAAGRKTSKKEAKLLQQRLEKVNIHLQALFAAVEHGHLEKARTILDSTDVDVNSVNCDGLTPLDVAVLSNNRPLVKMLVCAGAKEGNRFSSPDKLGSHLKQLLGEAELRLQELGGLLDEPCAQLNTRASFSSIIGSAYQTSAMAGCAGGDTEKQAIAWGRKAKQLKRLVLGFNQARPPDAPSLVAVDITSSTSVAVRLYEPKSTDSPITTKYKVQWSTRPDFSIITGETEILDLSKPNCSIDLTQGRKYFFRASCGNLKGFGAFITSIPNSVIPSCWREVNMKKSRFEGRLEQLECLLEEVRRVRPGTEMLETPNPQRRMQRKKTTIKQLFTAASKFQKNLRRGIYLACILYHEDKVLVTNEDFLPVIEIDETFPNCMNMDMHWLMKVSYSWDDIKSLKADMEKHTSSAVHFRIKLLTAALQMQSSLCLQDLGQLFYKPLRDCQDTVVLSTVNYIKNPKSVSVLNSRWLPMNKVFKKPVIGDVHSISEILMGSIQEQINYHQVSSLKLNRGLYLAFLKMQSSVDLIQVVVPSKSPNMLPHCRVRENPHVSAEEWDYLKRQHLPDIVDNSSEQQKNFLDLITSAAKRLFNYMDISPDDSMTHRLYDLEVIDLTEDVSFILVCPSAELSCSVPGQREILLQRGDLLSLPIQVFEMIHLNTYQHQIVKKYSKLSCFLELDSATANHLHRGAFSKSEVALAKEKLEQLQDFQKRLGNMWKAVRWLMDVITFARDKNSNGISMRYILEKETEENSSPKRMFLQIPQRDSKVVKSSPGRGSWPGPGGSQVPPSTLLNEFSKSEQQLSMNETSSQYMSACSDTSRKNSDSYNSDYFNDKLPPSRSEDTLYIIPNGATNQRIRANTVSSLSATTSPLLGVRANYGGSMVSVNTMNTTNTSDSLHSLSSDSDPSMNPMGSSTPQKKIKSSIAPSKSMTNVKQHTESNCTKSNKLRPRNLKLDTLTPSNLETSLSRSLNNIKTVTDIDVTATSYLKPLDSIRKSDIVSENLFKVPFLEEQSSSKDSQAGILQVYAAYDTGLATGTSLKLHVTPKTTAREVVDLVVQQLNMAVMLKGKEGPIYSTDKLKNFCLVAVIGARERCLRDDFRPLQLQNPWRKGRLYVRQKQDVLAALEHSSRLGAVI; encoded by the exons AACTGCCGTCCTTGGGCGGAGACTCGGACATGGAAAACGGACTTGCGCAATCGCTGAAGCGTGCGGAAAACAATTTCCTGCATTTCGGCGATGGCGCAAGGCCCGCTGCCGGAAGGAAAACCTCGAAAAAAGAGGCCAAGCTGTTGCAACAGCGACTGGAGAAGGTCAATATACACTTGCAGG cctTGTTCGCCGCCGTAGAACATGGCCACCTAGAAAAAGCCAGGACTATATTGGACTCCACGGACGTGGACGTCAATAG CGTAAACTGTGATGGTCTCACGCCTCTAGACGTTGCGGTTTTGAGCAACAATCGTCCGCTGGTGAAAATGCTAGTTTGTGCTGGAGCCAAAGAAGGAAACAGAT TTTCGAGTCCGGACAAGCTTGGGTCCCACCTGAAACAGCTTCTCGGCGAGGCCGAGCTGAGGCTGCAGGAGCTGGGAGGTCTTCTGGACGAGCCCTGCGCCCAACTCAACACGCGCGCCTCTTTCTCTAGCATCATCGGCAGCGCCTACCAAACGTCCGCCATGGCCG GTTGCGCCGGAGGAGATACGGAGAAACAGGCCATCGCCTGGGGAAGGAAAGCGAAGCAGCTAAAACGTCTAGTGCTAGGTTTTAACCAGGCCAGACCCCCGGACGCGCCGTCCCTGGTCGCCGTCGACATCACGTCCAGCACTTCGGTGGCCGTCCGGCTCTACGAACCCAAGTCCACAGATTCCCCCATAACGACCAAGTATAAAG taCAATGGTCTACACGGCCGGACTTCTCGATAATAACCGGAGAGACTGAGATTTTGGACCTGTCCAAGCCGAATTGCAGCATAGACTTAACGCAGGGTAGGAAGTACTTCTTCAGGGCCTCTTGCGGCAACTTGAAGGGCTTCGGGGCCTTTATTACATCCATACCCAACTCAGTCATCCCTTCCTGTTGGAGGGAAGTCAACATGAAGAAGTCCAG GTTCGAAGGCAGACTAGAGCAGTTAGAGTGTCTCTTGGAGGAGGTGAGGAGGGTAAGGCCTGGGACAGAGATGCTGGAGACGCCGAACCCCCAAAGACGTATGCAAAGAAAAAAGACAACGATAAAGCAACTGTTTACGGCCGCTAGcaagtttcaaaaaaatttgcgAAG GGGTATATACCTAGCCTGCATATTATACCACGAAGACAAGGTATTAGTGACCAATGAAGATTTTTTGCCTGTGATAGAAATAGATGAAACGTTTCCTAATTGTATGAATATGGACATGCACTGGCTTATGAAAGTTTCCTATAGTTGGGACGATATTAAGTCGCTGAAAGCAGACATGGAGAAGCATACATCGTCTGCTGTGCACTTCAGAATCAAACTTCTGACTGCCGCTCTTCAAATGCAG TCATCTCTCTGTCTTCAAGACTTAGGTCAATTATTCTACAAACCTTTGCGTGATTGCCAGGACACAGTTGTCCTTAGTACAgtcaattatataaaaaatccaAAGAGTGTTTCTGTTCTCAACTCCAGATGGCTTCCAATGAACAAG GTGTTCAAGAAACCAGTCATAGGTGACGTTCATAGCATTTCGGAGATACTGATGGGATCCATACAGGAGCAGATCAATTACCACCAAGTCTCCAGTCTGAAACTGAACAGAGGCCTGTACCTTGCCTTCCTAAAGATGCAGAGTTCCGTTGATCTCATCCAAGTCGTAGTTCCTAGCAAGTCCCCAAACATGTTACCCCACTGTAGAGTAAGGGAAAACCCCCATGTGTCTGC GGAGGAATGGGATTATCTGAAGCGACAACATCTACCCGATATAGTGGACAACAGCTCGGAGCAACAAAAGAACTTCTTGGACCTGATCACGAGTGCCGCAAAGAGGCTATTCAACTACATGGACATATCTCCGGATGATTCTATGACGCACAGACTTTACGATCTTGAAGTTATCGATCTCACAGAAGATGTCAGCTTTATCTTAGTGTGTCCTTCGGCAGAATTATCTTGTTCCGTTCCTGGACAGAGAGAAATACTATTGCAAAG AGGTGATCTGCTGAGTTTGCCGATACAGGTGTTCGAGATGATTCACCTTAACACCTACCAACACCAGATAGTCAAGAAATACTCCAAGCTGAGTTGTTTCCTCGAACTAGACTCTGCTACTGCCAACCATCTTCATAGAGGAGCGTTTTCCAAGAGCGAAGTGGCCTTGGCGAAAGAAAAACTAGAGCAACTACAAGATTTCCAGAAGAGACTTGGCAATATGTGGAAAGCTGTCAGATGGCTCATGGATGTCATTACATTTGCGAGGGACAAAAACTCCAACGGCATCTCAATGAG GTATATTCTGGAGAAAGAAACCGAAGAAAACTCGAGTCCCAAGAGGATGTTTCTACAGATTCCCCAGCGCGATAGCAAAGTAGTGAAGAGCAGCCCCGGTAGAGGTTCTTGGCCAGGACCTGGAGGTTCCCAAGTACCTCCCTCAACTCTGCTCAATGAGTTCAGCAAAAGCGAACAGCAGCTGAGCATGAACGAGACTTCCTCCCAATATATGAGCGCTTGCAGCGACACCTCTAGGAAAAACAGCGATAGCTACAACAGCGACTATTTCAATGACAAACTACCACCATCAAGGAGCGaagacaccctatatatcatacCTAACGGAGCGACAAACCAAAGAATAAG AGCCAACACTGTATCAAGTCTTTCGGCTACAACCAGCCCTCTATTGGGTGTTAGAGCTAATTACGGAGGGAGTATGGTCAGTGTCAATACAATGAACACAACAAACACATCGGACAGCTTGCACAGTTTGAGTTCCGACAGTGATCCATCCATGAACCCAATGG GGAGTAGTACCCCACAGAAAAAGATCAAATCAAGCATAGCACCTTCCAAGTCCATGACCAATGTGAAGCAACACACGGAATCCAATTGTACGAAATCCAATAAGTTACGTCCCAGAAATTTGAAACTGGACACTCTAACGCCCTCGAATCTGGAGACCAGCCTGTCCAGAAGTCTGAACAACATAAAGACGGTAACGGATATAGACGTTACAGCCACTTCCTATTTGAAGCCCCTAGATTCTATCAGAAAATCAGACATCGTGTCGGAAAATTTGTTCAAGGTTCCTTTCTTAGAGGAGCAGAGCAGTAGCAAGGACTCTCAAGCCGGAATTCTACAG GTCTACGCAGCCTACGATACAGGCTTAGCCACCGGAACCAGCCTCAAGTTGCATGTCACCCCCAAGACCACGGCCCGAGAAGTTGTGGACCTGGTGGTGCAACAACTCAACATGGCTGTGATGCTCAAGGGTAAAGAGGGCCCCATCTATTCAACTGACAAGCTCAAGAATTTCTGTCTGGTGGCAGTTATCGGGGCACGTGAGAGATGTCTTAGGGACGATTTCAGGCCCCTTCAACTGCAGAATCCCTGGAGAAAGGGAAGGTTGTATGTTAGGCAGAAGCAGGACGTCCTTGCAGCCTTAGAGCACAGTAGTAGGCTGGGTGCAGTCATATGA